A genomic segment from Synchiropus splendidus isolate RoL2022-P1 chromosome 18, RoL_Sspl_1.0, whole genome shotgun sequence encodes:
- the dennd2da gene encoding DENN/MADD domain containing 2Da isoform X2, producing the protein MDKSQKAEEPLSPNRRRRITWSSLRLKNRRSTIEETDSTRRRRFHSFSFFRESLKKRPRDDGGSEQQQWQELRADVEGAVPVREDDGGRPGALKRFSAMWSSFRRGRKGGKDSEHTEAPSLSEPESKSRAPRYASGQYFFEYLVVVSLKKTKDGSSYEPQISYQFPKRDGMAKFQKEEEEKTLKAITLFCFPEGVNWAPLTEYHSETFSFVLTEIDGSRRNGYCRRLLPGGNGARPPEAYCIISSLACFGLFSEIFDEVEKRRQISMAMIYPFMQKLREAPFPAPGNTVEIKSFIPESGTEIIRLTRPLDSWLEHVDFSVLFSCLTDHEVLMVFAAAVLERRIIFIAEELGTLSQVIHAVAALLYPFTWQHTFISIVPRILIDVVSAPTPYLLGVQKCLLDQVTDQYDLLLVDLSEDKKKTFLVTIGDEESILPPKLQSEILQALSDRQKATTPEELNRVVSEAFLHFFVRTVGHYMSYVKPSSSGSGRVFEKRSFYKAIESKTTRHFVKKFIQTQMFDLFIQEVEQQQAGPQQGIFHQKIVEYEKKKKDKTRKR; encoded by the exons ATGGACAAGTCACAG AAAGCAGAGGAGCCGCTGTCCCCCAACCGCAGGCGGCGTATCACCTGGTCATCCCTCCGTTTAAAGA ACAGACGCAGCACCATTGAGGAGACGGATTCGACCAGACGAAGGAGGTTTCATTCCTTTTCATTCTTCCGGGAATCTTTGAAGAAAC GTCCACGTGACGATGGAGGCTCTGAGCAACAGCAATGGCAGGAGCTGCGAGCTGACGTAGAAG GTGCTGTCCCAGTTCGAGAGGACGATGGTGGACGACCAGGTGCTCTCAAGAGGTTCAGTGCCATGTGGTCGTCCTTCCGCAGAGGCAGGAAAG GAGGGAAGGACTCTGAACACACAGAAGCTCCAAGTCTGTCTGAGCCGGAGAGCAAGTCCAGGGCGCCCCGCTATGCCAGCGGACAGTATTTCTTCGAGTACCTGGTGGTGGTCAgcctgaagaaaacaaaagatggcAGCAGTTATGAGCCTCAGATCTCTTACCAGTTCCCCAAG AGAGATGGGATGGCCAAGTTTcaaaaggaagaggaggagaagacactAAAGGCTATCACACtcttctgttttcctgaaggtgTCAACTGGGCCCCACTGACTGAATATCACAG CGAGACTTTTTCATTCGTGTTGACGGAGATTGATGGCAGCAGGCGAAACGGATACTGCAGAAGACTcttg ccAGGAGGCAATGGAGCTCGTCCGCCAGAAGCCTACTGCATCATCAGCAGCCTGGCGTGTTTCGGGTTGTTCTCCGAG ATCTTCGACGAGGTGGAGAAGCGCCGGCAGATCTCCATGGCGATGATCTACCCATTCATGCAGAAGCTGCGGGAGGCTCCGTTCCCCGCTCCAGGAAACACAGTGGAGATTAAGAGCTTCATTCCTGAGTCGGGCACCGAG ATCATCCGGCTCACGCGGCCGCTGGACTCCTGGCTGGAGCACGTCGACTTTTCCGTGCTCTTCAGCTGCCTCACTGACCATGAAGTCTTAATGGTGTTCGCTGCTGCCGTTCTCGAGAGGAGGATCATCTTCATTGCAGAGGAGCTAGG CACTTTATCTCAGGTGATCCATGCAGTGGCAGCCCTGCTCTACCCGTTCACCTGGCAGCACACCTTCATCTCCATAGTTCCTCGAATCCTGATCGATGTCGTGAGTGCACCCACCCCCTACCTGCTGGGGGTCCAGAAGTGCCTCCTGGACCAGGTCACTGACCAATATGAT ctgctgctggtggatcTGTCTGAAGACAAGAAGAAAACTTTCCTGGTCACC ATCGGAGATGAGGAGTCTATTCTGCCTCCAAAGCTGCAGAGTGAAATCCTCCAGGCTCTGAGCGACAGACAGAAAGCAACCA CACCTGAGGAGCTGAATCGGGTGGTGTCCGAGGCTTTCCTGCATTTCTTCGTGAGGACGGTCGGCCACTACATGTCATACGTGAAGCCCAGTTCAAGTGGGAGCGGAAGAGTGTTCGAGAAGAGGAGTTTTTACAAAGCTATCGAGTCCAAGACGACGCGACATTTTGTCAAGAAGTTCATCCAGACGCAAATGTTTGACTTGTTTATCcaggaggtggagcagcagcaggctggGCCGCAGCAAG GAATATTTCACCAGAAGATTGTGGAgtatgagaagaagaaaaaggacaaGACGAGGAAACGTTAG
- the dennd2da gene encoding DENN/MADD domain containing 2Da isoform X1: MDKSQKAEEPLSPNRRRRITWSSLRLKNRRSTIEETDSTRRRRFHSFSFFRESLKKRPRDDGGSEQQQWQELRADVEGAVPVREDDGGRPGALKRFSAMWSSFRRGRKGGKDSEHTEAPSLSEPESKSRAPRYASGQYFFEYLVVVSLKKTKDGSSYEPQISYQFPKRDGMAKFQKEEEEKTLKAITLFCFPEGVNWAPLTEYHSETFSFVLTEIDGSRRNGYCRRLLPGGNGARPPEAYCIISSLACFGLFSEIFDEVEKRRQISMAMIYPFMQKLREAPFPAPGNTVEIKSFIPESGTEIIRLTRPLDSWLEHVDFSVLFSCLTDHEVLMVFAAAVLERRIIFIAEELGTLSQVIHAVAALLYPFTWQHTFISIVPRILIDVVSAPTPYLLGVQKCLLDQVTDQYDVSSFRDYSGLSGAKRFSVSQLLLVDLSEDKKKTFLVTIGDEESILPPKLQSEILQALSDRQKATTPEELNRVVSEAFLHFFVRTVGHYMSYVKPSSSGSGRVFEKRSFYKAIESKTTRHFVKKFIQTQMFDLFIQEVEQQQAGPQQGIFHQKIVEYEKKKKDKTRKR; encoded by the exons ATGGACAAGTCACAG AAAGCAGAGGAGCCGCTGTCCCCCAACCGCAGGCGGCGTATCACCTGGTCATCCCTCCGTTTAAAGA ACAGACGCAGCACCATTGAGGAGACGGATTCGACCAGACGAAGGAGGTTTCATTCCTTTTCATTCTTCCGGGAATCTTTGAAGAAAC GTCCACGTGACGATGGAGGCTCTGAGCAACAGCAATGGCAGGAGCTGCGAGCTGACGTAGAAG GTGCTGTCCCAGTTCGAGAGGACGATGGTGGACGACCAGGTGCTCTCAAGAGGTTCAGTGCCATGTGGTCGTCCTTCCGCAGAGGCAGGAAAG GAGGGAAGGACTCTGAACACACAGAAGCTCCAAGTCTGTCTGAGCCGGAGAGCAAGTCCAGGGCGCCCCGCTATGCCAGCGGACAGTATTTCTTCGAGTACCTGGTGGTGGTCAgcctgaagaaaacaaaagatggcAGCAGTTATGAGCCTCAGATCTCTTACCAGTTCCCCAAG AGAGATGGGATGGCCAAGTTTcaaaaggaagaggaggagaagacactAAAGGCTATCACACtcttctgttttcctgaaggtgTCAACTGGGCCCCACTGACTGAATATCACAG CGAGACTTTTTCATTCGTGTTGACGGAGATTGATGGCAGCAGGCGAAACGGATACTGCAGAAGACTcttg ccAGGAGGCAATGGAGCTCGTCCGCCAGAAGCCTACTGCATCATCAGCAGCCTGGCGTGTTTCGGGTTGTTCTCCGAG ATCTTCGACGAGGTGGAGAAGCGCCGGCAGATCTCCATGGCGATGATCTACCCATTCATGCAGAAGCTGCGGGAGGCTCCGTTCCCCGCTCCAGGAAACACAGTGGAGATTAAGAGCTTCATTCCTGAGTCGGGCACCGAG ATCATCCGGCTCACGCGGCCGCTGGACTCCTGGCTGGAGCACGTCGACTTTTCCGTGCTCTTCAGCTGCCTCACTGACCATGAAGTCTTAATGGTGTTCGCTGCTGCCGTTCTCGAGAGGAGGATCATCTTCATTGCAGAGGAGCTAGG CACTTTATCTCAGGTGATCCATGCAGTGGCAGCCCTGCTCTACCCGTTCACCTGGCAGCACACCTTCATCTCCATAGTTCCTCGAATCCTGATCGATGTCGTGAGTGCACCCACCCCCTACCTGCTGGGGGTCCAGAAGTGCCTCCTGGACCAGGTCACTGACCAATATGATGTGAGTTCTTTTAGAGATTATTCGGGTTTGAGTGGAGCTAAAAGGTTTTCtgtgtctcagctgctgctggtggatcTGTCTGAAGACAAGAAGAAAACTTTCCTGGTCACC ATCGGAGATGAGGAGTCTATTCTGCCTCCAAAGCTGCAGAGTGAAATCCTCCAGGCTCTGAGCGACAGACAGAAAGCAACCA CACCTGAGGAGCTGAATCGGGTGGTGTCCGAGGCTTTCCTGCATTTCTTCGTGAGGACGGTCGGCCACTACATGTCATACGTGAAGCCCAGTTCAAGTGGGAGCGGAAGAGTGTTCGAGAAGAGGAGTTTTTACAAAGCTATCGAGTCCAAGACGACGCGACATTTTGTCAAGAAGTTCATCCAGACGCAAATGTTTGACTTGTTTATCcaggaggtggagcagcagcaggctggGCCGCAGCAAG GAATATTTCACCAGAAGATTGTGGAgtatgagaagaagaaaaaggacaaGACGAGGAAACGTTAG
- the dennd2da gene encoding DENN/MADD domain containing 2Da isoform X3, protein MSEGVTRRQKGTRVQDLQERWSAVPVREDDGGRPGALKRFSAMWSSFRRGRKGGKDSEHTEAPSLSEPESKSRAPRYASGQYFFEYLVVVSLKKTKDGSSYEPQISYQFPKRDGMAKFQKEEEEKTLKAITLFCFPEGVNWAPLTEYHSETFSFVLTEIDGSRRNGYCRRLLPGGNGARPPEAYCIISSLACFGLFSEIFDEVEKRRQISMAMIYPFMQKLREAPFPAPGNTVEIKSFIPESGTEIIRLTRPLDSWLEHVDFSVLFSCLTDHEVLMVFAAAVLERRIIFIAEELGTLSQVIHAVAALLYPFTWQHTFISIVPRILIDVVSAPTPYLLGVQKCLLDQVTDQYDVSSFRDYSGLSGAKRFSVSQLLLVDLSEDKKKTFLVTIGDEESILPPKLQSEILQALSDRQKATTPEELNRVVSEAFLHFFVRTVGHYMSYVKPSSSGSGRVFEKRSFYKAIESKTTRHFVKKFIQTQMFDLFIQEVEQQQAGPQQGIFHQKIVEYEKKKKDKTRKR, encoded by the exons ATGAGCGAAGGGGTGACCAGGAGGCAGAAAGGAACCCGTGTGCAGGACTTGCAGGAGCGATGGA GTGCTGTCCCAGTTCGAGAGGACGATGGTGGACGACCAGGTGCTCTCAAGAGGTTCAGTGCCATGTGGTCGTCCTTCCGCAGAGGCAGGAAAG GAGGGAAGGACTCTGAACACACAGAAGCTCCAAGTCTGTCTGAGCCGGAGAGCAAGTCCAGGGCGCCCCGCTATGCCAGCGGACAGTATTTCTTCGAGTACCTGGTGGTGGTCAgcctgaagaaaacaaaagatggcAGCAGTTATGAGCCTCAGATCTCTTACCAGTTCCCCAAG AGAGATGGGATGGCCAAGTTTcaaaaggaagaggaggagaagacactAAAGGCTATCACACtcttctgttttcctgaaggtgTCAACTGGGCCCCACTGACTGAATATCACAG CGAGACTTTTTCATTCGTGTTGACGGAGATTGATGGCAGCAGGCGAAACGGATACTGCAGAAGACTcttg ccAGGAGGCAATGGAGCTCGTCCGCCAGAAGCCTACTGCATCATCAGCAGCCTGGCGTGTTTCGGGTTGTTCTCCGAG ATCTTCGACGAGGTGGAGAAGCGCCGGCAGATCTCCATGGCGATGATCTACCCATTCATGCAGAAGCTGCGGGAGGCTCCGTTCCCCGCTCCAGGAAACACAGTGGAGATTAAGAGCTTCATTCCTGAGTCGGGCACCGAG ATCATCCGGCTCACGCGGCCGCTGGACTCCTGGCTGGAGCACGTCGACTTTTCCGTGCTCTTCAGCTGCCTCACTGACCATGAAGTCTTAATGGTGTTCGCTGCTGCCGTTCTCGAGAGGAGGATCATCTTCATTGCAGAGGAGCTAGG CACTTTATCTCAGGTGATCCATGCAGTGGCAGCCCTGCTCTACCCGTTCACCTGGCAGCACACCTTCATCTCCATAGTTCCTCGAATCCTGATCGATGTCGTGAGTGCACCCACCCCCTACCTGCTGGGGGTCCAGAAGTGCCTCCTGGACCAGGTCACTGACCAATATGATGTGAGTTCTTTTAGAGATTATTCGGGTTTGAGTGGAGCTAAAAGGTTTTCtgtgtctcagctgctgctggtggatcTGTCTGAAGACAAGAAGAAAACTTTCCTGGTCACC ATCGGAGATGAGGAGTCTATTCTGCCTCCAAAGCTGCAGAGTGAAATCCTCCAGGCTCTGAGCGACAGACAGAAAGCAACCA CACCTGAGGAGCTGAATCGGGTGGTGTCCGAGGCTTTCCTGCATTTCTTCGTGAGGACGGTCGGCCACTACATGTCATACGTGAAGCCCAGTTCAAGTGGGAGCGGAAGAGTGTTCGAGAAGAGGAGTTTTTACAAAGCTATCGAGTCCAAGACGACGCGACATTTTGTCAAGAAGTTCATCCAGACGCAAATGTTTGACTTGTTTATCcaggaggtggagcagcagcaggctggGCCGCAGCAAG GAATATTTCACCAGAAGATTGTGGAgtatgagaagaagaaaaaggacaaGACGAGGAAACGTTAG
- the dennd2da gene encoding DENN/MADD domain containing 2Da isoform X4, whose protein sequence is MWSSFRRGRKGGKDSEHTEAPSLSEPESKSRAPRYASGQYFFEYLVVVSLKKTKDGSSYEPQISYQFPKRDGMAKFQKEEEEKTLKAITLFCFPEGVNWAPLTEYHSETFSFVLTEIDGSRRNGYCRRLLPGGNGARPPEAYCIISSLACFGLFSEIFDEVEKRRQISMAMIYPFMQKLREAPFPAPGNTVEIKSFIPESGTEIIRLTRPLDSWLEHVDFSVLFSCLTDHEVLMVFAAAVLERRIIFIAEELGTLSQVIHAVAALLYPFTWQHTFISIVPRILIDVVSAPTPYLLGVQKCLLDQVTDQYDVSSFRDYSGLSGAKRFSVSQLLLVDLSEDKKKTFLVTIGDEESILPPKLQSEILQALSDRQKATTPEELNRVVSEAFLHFFVRTVGHYMSYVKPSSSGSGRVFEKRSFYKAIESKTTRHFVKKFIQTQMFDLFIQEVEQQQAGPQQGIFHQKIVEYEKKKKDKTRKR, encoded by the exons ATGTGGTCGTCCTTCCGCAGAGGCAGGAAAG GAGGGAAGGACTCTGAACACACAGAAGCTCCAAGTCTGTCTGAGCCGGAGAGCAAGTCCAGGGCGCCCCGCTATGCCAGCGGACAGTATTTCTTCGAGTACCTGGTGGTGGTCAgcctgaagaaaacaaaagatggcAGCAGTTATGAGCCTCAGATCTCTTACCAGTTCCCCAAG AGAGATGGGATGGCCAAGTTTcaaaaggaagaggaggagaagacactAAAGGCTATCACACtcttctgttttcctgaaggtgTCAACTGGGCCCCACTGACTGAATATCACAG CGAGACTTTTTCATTCGTGTTGACGGAGATTGATGGCAGCAGGCGAAACGGATACTGCAGAAGACTcttg ccAGGAGGCAATGGAGCTCGTCCGCCAGAAGCCTACTGCATCATCAGCAGCCTGGCGTGTTTCGGGTTGTTCTCCGAG ATCTTCGACGAGGTGGAGAAGCGCCGGCAGATCTCCATGGCGATGATCTACCCATTCATGCAGAAGCTGCGGGAGGCTCCGTTCCCCGCTCCAGGAAACACAGTGGAGATTAAGAGCTTCATTCCTGAGTCGGGCACCGAG ATCATCCGGCTCACGCGGCCGCTGGACTCCTGGCTGGAGCACGTCGACTTTTCCGTGCTCTTCAGCTGCCTCACTGACCATGAAGTCTTAATGGTGTTCGCTGCTGCCGTTCTCGAGAGGAGGATCATCTTCATTGCAGAGGAGCTAGG CACTTTATCTCAGGTGATCCATGCAGTGGCAGCCCTGCTCTACCCGTTCACCTGGCAGCACACCTTCATCTCCATAGTTCCTCGAATCCTGATCGATGTCGTGAGTGCACCCACCCCCTACCTGCTGGGGGTCCAGAAGTGCCTCCTGGACCAGGTCACTGACCAATATGATGTGAGTTCTTTTAGAGATTATTCGGGTTTGAGTGGAGCTAAAAGGTTTTCtgtgtctcagctgctgctggtggatcTGTCTGAAGACAAGAAGAAAACTTTCCTGGTCACC ATCGGAGATGAGGAGTCTATTCTGCCTCCAAAGCTGCAGAGTGAAATCCTCCAGGCTCTGAGCGACAGACAGAAAGCAACCA CACCTGAGGAGCTGAATCGGGTGGTGTCCGAGGCTTTCCTGCATTTCTTCGTGAGGACGGTCGGCCACTACATGTCATACGTGAAGCCCAGTTCAAGTGGGAGCGGAAGAGTGTTCGAGAAGAGGAGTTTTTACAAAGCTATCGAGTCCAAGACGACGCGACATTTTGTCAAGAAGTTCATCCAGACGCAAATGTTTGACTTGTTTATCcaggaggtggagcagcagcaggctggGCCGCAGCAAG GAATATTTCACCAGAAGATTGTGGAgtatgagaagaagaaaaaggacaaGACGAGGAAACGTTAG